The following proteins come from a genomic window of Hypomesus transpacificus isolate Combined female unplaced genomic scaffold, fHypTra1 scaffold_266, whole genome shotgun sequence:
- the LOC124462958 gene encoding proline-rich transmembrane protein 4-like isoform X1, which produces MLGLRWTLALCFWCSLLASLHTPASADEEAHLGTPRETGGPGGDPPPSWFPVKLPSIPSLPFKIPSFSFKIPSAPFKIPSINLGGGSSEKDAGVPGSTSVVPPAAQTGTTEALKEEQSGFGEEGPALLQTSSHTPLGPLASSAGTAADLWGTSPPTDAAHINTRTAQGPTSYPPLTVSSRDDLSSITTAATNTPTLTHTYPSANTAKTPGYDGSTTTRDYDKDPTPHHDPLGTLTPSTIAPETTVPTSMMMWTQPKATRNPAQVETTLPRHPSGPAGPHSTPQSRATTKRLESPVSVSFNANVATSTESQPWKSPPDLGGSEAKAGPVEERPRINTTTRARGRLEENDPYSPSQQPWVNSPTPGAEPVDEEETSGGLLDTGWDVKTTEGANTKTSLTTGSPPDAEDWLTDSTASDFTFLPDCNQERSGICNSSDTWVFPTVSTVTPTANATSSNATNHPSLILAPPMFVPLHSDWNSALAAWGLAWEAHVYGLGSLFALVTLASALNLLCLPLRCPSGCGYFALVSLFLLAAGCTRAFSLLYDAYGHLDRLASAEASLLLCEAPFPCLTAAFGLVFLLLSMRSRMQLSYSAFQRPCFLACLVLLHFLAAFGPAALLKFYHQRATFRLFLSLVSRGAFVALASFLSAAYFVFYCYVRADSKHIYHLNNTSPTPAERYNRCPFAESRSWDRAAATVCLSALFSLACAGLQLYAMLHALGLAGGAQVFRPWPWWTFQLSCRVCEVGVCLTLALVVAQPVYCSDHLPQAASCWTELLAAKSPIIPGSYQWTLSHQEKLAICDPVGHGETECLPLYTLVDERLGSSLNGLDLLYHSNQGLAYRDLDLPGPCPQGDPVGGAASGGSSFTSDSTADLRPPSPINLRRSIDEALFSDALFPMSLFGPSRPFRCSDLSLNGPLGPPNGDQALRETLSADPGLYRTSSCVDVAPQPSAPRTGDASSPQSLSSSASSSPDRWRGTSSSCSLYRPSLGDSSLVLCSSPNGLGPGSSGREVPPGSQGAHPQGRYLTLGSASQESLDLDVSSEADRSVQEEFMSACRQIDALSVCSETIDL; this is translated from the exons ATGCTTGGTCTCCGCTGGACGCTGGCTCTGTGTTTCTGGTGCTCTCTGCTCGCCTCGCTCCACACCCCGGCGTCCGCTGACGAGGAGGCCCACCTGGGAACGCCCCGAGAGACCGGGGGGCCCGGGGGAGACCCGCCCCCCTCATGGTTCCCGGTGAAACTTCCTTCCATCCCCTCATTACCATTTAAAATCCCctcattttcatttaaaatccCTTCAGCTCCATTTAAAATCCCGTCCATCAACCTGGGTGGAGGGAGCTCCGAGAAGGACGCTGGGGTTCCCGGAAGCACAAGCGTGGTGCCGCCAGCCGCCCAGACCGGGACCACAGAGGCCCTCAAAGAAGAACAGTCTGGGTTTGGAGAAGAGGGTCCAGCTTTGCTTCAGACATCCAGCCACACTCCTCTGGGGCCCCTGGCCAGCTCTGCAGGGACAGCAGCTGATCTCTGGGGGACAAGCCCACCGACAGATGcagcacacataaacacacgcacagcgCAGGGTCCTACCTCCTACCCGCCCCTGACTGTGTCCAGCAGGGATGACCTGTCCTCCATCACCACTGCcgccacaaacacaccaactctAACACACACTTACCCATCAGCCAACACTGCCAAGACCCCAGGCTACGATGGGAGCACCACGACACGGGACTATGACAAGGATCCGACCCCTCACCATGACCCACTGGGGACTTTAACGCCATCAACTATCGCACCAGAAACCACAGTCCCCACTTCTATGATGATGTGGACACAACCAAAGGCTACCAGAAACCCAGCACAGGTGgagactacattacccagacACCCTTCGGGTCCGGCCGGCCCGCATTCAACGCCACAGAGCAGGGCGACAACAAAACGGTTGGAGTCACCCGTTAGCGTTAGCTTCAACGCTAACGTAGCCACAAGCACAGAGAGTCAGCCATGGAAGAGCCCACCTGACCTGGGTGGGTCGGAGGCCAAGGCTGGGCCTGTGGAGGAGCGACCCCGGATCAACACTACCACGCGGGCGCGAGGACGATTAGAGGAGAACGACCCATACAGCCCTTCTCAACAGCCATGGGTTAACTCCCCAACACCAGGAG cagagcctgtggatgaggaggagacgTCAGGGGGTCTCCTGGACACCGGCTGGGATGTGAAGACAACAGAAGGAGCCAACACCAAAACGTCCTTGACTACAG GCTCCCCCCCTGACGCTGAAGACTGGCTTACCGACTCGACGGCCAGCGACTTCACCTTCCTCCCGGACTGCAACCAGGAACGTTCCGGAATCTGCAACTCCTCCGACACCTGGGTGTTCCCCACCGTCTCCACGGTTACGCCTACCGCCAACGCCACCTCCAGCAACGCCACCAACCACCCCTCCCTGATCCTGGCCCCGCCCATGTTTGTCCCTCTCCACTCTGATTGGAACAGCGCCCTGGCGGCTTGGGGGCTGGCGTGGGAAGCCCACGTCTACGGCCTGGGGTCCCTGTTCGCCCTGGTGACCCTGGCGTCGGCCCTCAACCTGCTGTGCCTGCCCCTGCGCTGCCCCTCCGGGTGCGGCTACTTCGCTCTGGTCAGCCTGTTCCTCCTGGCGGCAGGCTGCACGCgggccttctccctcctctacgACGCCTACGGCCACCTGGACCGCCTGGCCTCGGCAGAagcctccctcctgctgtgTGAGGCCCCGTTCCCCTGCCTCACGGCGGCATTCGGCCTGGTGTTCCTCCTGCTCTCCATGCGCTCTAGGATGCAGCTGTCCTACTCTGCCTTCCAGAGGCCCTGCTTCCTGGCCTGCCTTGTGTTGCTGCACTTCCTGGCAGCCTTTGGGCCAGCCGCGCTGCTGAAGTTCTACCACCAGAGGGCGACCTTTCGCCTCTTCCTCTCGCTGGTCTCTCGCGGGGCGTTCGTGGCTCTGGCCTCGTTCCTGTCGGCGGCGTATTTCGTGTTCTACTGCTACGTGCGGGCGGACTCCAAGCACATCTACCACCTCAACAACACCTCGCCCACACCAGCCGAGCGCTACAACCGCTGCCCGTTTGCCGAGAGCCGGTCCTGGGACCGAGCGGCGGCCACGGTGTGCCTGTCGGCCCTGTTCTCTCTGGCCTGTGCCGGGCTGCAGCTCTACGCCATGCTCCACGCCCTCGGCCTGGCCGGCGGGGCCCAAGTCTTCCGCCCCTGGCCGTGGTGGACCTTCCAGTTGAGCTGCAGGGTCTGCGAGGTGGGGGTCTGCCTAACCCTGGCCTTGGTGGTGGCCCAGCCGGTGTACTGCTCCGATCACCTCCCGCAGGCCGCTAGCTGCTGGACAGAGCTGCTAGCCGCCAAGTCCCCCATCATCCCCGGGAGCTACCAGTGGACTCTGAGCCACCAGGAGAAGCTGGCCATCTGCGACCCGGTGGGCCACGGAGAGACCGAGTGCCTGCCTCTTTACACGCTGGTGGACGAGAGGCTGGGCAGCAGCCTGAACGGCCTGGACCTCCTCTACCACAGCAACCAGGGCCTGGCCTACCGGGACCTGGACCTGCCGGGGCCCTGTCCGCAGGGGGACCCAGTGGGAGGAGCCGCGTCCGGGGGCTCGTCCTTCACCAGCGACTCCACGGCCGACCTGAGGCCTCCCTCGCCCATCAACCTGCGGCGCAGCATCGACGAGGCGCTCTTCAGCGACGCCCTGTTTCCCATGAGCCTCTTTGGGCCTTCCAGACCTTTCCGCTGCAGCGATCTGTCCCTCAACGGTCCCCTGGGGCCCCCCAACGGAGACCAGGCTCTCCGGGAGACCCTCTCGGCCGACCCGGGCCTGTACCGGACCTCGTCCTGTGTGGACGTGGCGCCCCAGCCCTCGGCTCCTCGTACAGGGGACGCCTCGTCCCCCCagtcgctctcctcctctgccagctCCTCGCCAGACCGCTGGAGGggaacctcctcctcctgttccctgTACAGACCCTCCCTCGGGGACTCATCGCTGGTCCTCTGCTCCAGCCCCAATGGGCTCGGTCCTGGGAGCTCCGGCCGTGAAGTGCCCCCAGGGAGCCAGGGAGCTCACCCCCAGGGACGGTACCTCACTCTGGGGTCGGCCTCTCAGGAGAGTCTGGACCTGGACGTCTCCTCCGAGGCAGACCGGTCCGTCCAGGAGGAGTTCATGAGCGCGTGTCGGCAGATTGACGCTCTGAGCGTCTGTAGTGAGACGATTGACCTGTAG
- the LOC124462958 gene encoding proline-rich transmembrane protein 4-like isoform X2, protein MLGLRWTLALCFWCSLLASLHTPASADEEAHLGTPRETGGPGGDPPPSWFPVKLPSIPSLPFKIPSFSFKIPSAPFKIPSINLGGGSSEKDAGVPGSTSVVPPAAQTGTTEALKEEQSGFGEEGPALLQTSSHTPLGPLASSAGTAADLWGTSPPTDAAHINTRTAQGPTSYPPLTVSSRDDLSSITTAATNTPTLTHTYPSANTAKTPGYDGSTTTRDYDKDPTPHHDPLGTLTPSTIAPETTVPTSMMMWTQPKATRNPAQVETTLPRHPSGPAGPHSTPQSRATTKRLESPVSVSFNANVATSTESQPWKSPPDLGGSEAKAGPVEERPRINTTTRARGRLEENDPYSPSQQPWVNSPTPGEPVDEEETSGGLLDTGWDVKTTEGANTKTSLTTGSPPDAEDWLTDSTASDFTFLPDCNQERSGICNSSDTWVFPTVSTVTPTANATSSNATNHPSLILAPPMFVPLHSDWNSALAAWGLAWEAHVYGLGSLFALVTLASALNLLCLPLRCPSGCGYFALVSLFLLAAGCTRAFSLLYDAYGHLDRLASAEASLLLCEAPFPCLTAAFGLVFLLLSMRSRMQLSYSAFQRPCFLACLVLLHFLAAFGPAALLKFYHQRATFRLFLSLVSRGAFVALASFLSAAYFVFYCYVRADSKHIYHLNNTSPTPAERYNRCPFAESRSWDRAAATVCLSALFSLACAGLQLYAMLHALGLAGGAQVFRPWPWWTFQLSCRVCEVGVCLTLALVVAQPVYCSDHLPQAASCWTELLAAKSPIIPGSYQWTLSHQEKLAICDPVGHGETECLPLYTLVDERLGSSLNGLDLLYHSNQGLAYRDLDLPGPCPQGDPVGGAASGGSSFTSDSTADLRPPSPINLRRSIDEALFSDALFPMSLFGPSRPFRCSDLSLNGPLGPPNGDQALRETLSADPGLYRTSSCVDVAPQPSAPRTGDASSPQSLSSSASSSPDRWRGTSSSCSLYRPSLGDSSLVLCSSPNGLGPGSSGREVPPGSQGAHPQGRYLTLGSASQESLDLDVSSEADRSVQEEFMSACRQIDALSVCSETIDL, encoded by the exons ATGCTTGGTCTCCGCTGGACGCTGGCTCTGTGTTTCTGGTGCTCTCTGCTCGCCTCGCTCCACACCCCGGCGTCCGCTGACGAGGAGGCCCACCTGGGAACGCCCCGAGAGACCGGGGGGCCCGGGGGAGACCCGCCCCCCTCATGGTTCCCGGTGAAACTTCCTTCCATCCCCTCATTACCATTTAAAATCCCctcattttcatttaaaatccCTTCAGCTCCATTTAAAATCCCGTCCATCAACCTGGGTGGAGGGAGCTCCGAGAAGGACGCTGGGGTTCCCGGAAGCACAAGCGTGGTGCCGCCAGCCGCCCAGACCGGGACCACAGAGGCCCTCAAAGAAGAACAGTCTGGGTTTGGAGAAGAGGGTCCAGCTTTGCTTCAGACATCCAGCCACACTCCTCTGGGGCCCCTGGCCAGCTCTGCAGGGACAGCAGCTGATCTCTGGGGGACAAGCCCACCGACAGATGcagcacacataaacacacgcacagcgCAGGGTCCTACCTCCTACCCGCCCCTGACTGTGTCCAGCAGGGATGACCTGTCCTCCATCACCACTGCcgccacaaacacaccaactctAACACACACTTACCCATCAGCCAACACTGCCAAGACCCCAGGCTACGATGGGAGCACCACGACACGGGACTATGACAAGGATCCGACCCCTCACCATGACCCACTGGGGACTTTAACGCCATCAACTATCGCACCAGAAACCACAGTCCCCACTTCTATGATGATGTGGACACAACCAAAGGCTACCAGAAACCCAGCACAGGTGgagactacattacccagacACCCTTCGGGTCCGGCCGGCCCGCATTCAACGCCACAGAGCAGGGCGACAACAAAACGGTTGGAGTCACCCGTTAGCGTTAGCTTCAACGCTAACGTAGCCACAAGCACAGAGAGTCAGCCATGGAAGAGCCCACCTGACCTGGGTGGGTCGGAGGCCAAGGCTGGGCCTGTGGAGGAGCGACCCCGGATCAACACTACCACGCGGGCGCGAGGACGATTAGAGGAGAACGACCCATACAGCCCTTCTCAACAGCCATGGGTTAACTCCCCAACACCAGGAG agcctgtggatgaggaggagacgTCAGGGGGTCTCCTGGACACCGGCTGGGATGTGAAGACAACAGAAGGAGCCAACACCAAAACGTCCTTGACTACAG GCTCCCCCCCTGACGCTGAAGACTGGCTTACCGACTCGACGGCCAGCGACTTCACCTTCCTCCCGGACTGCAACCAGGAACGTTCCGGAATCTGCAACTCCTCCGACACCTGGGTGTTCCCCACCGTCTCCACGGTTACGCCTACCGCCAACGCCACCTCCAGCAACGCCACCAACCACCCCTCCCTGATCCTGGCCCCGCCCATGTTTGTCCCTCTCCACTCTGATTGGAACAGCGCCCTGGCGGCTTGGGGGCTGGCGTGGGAAGCCCACGTCTACGGCCTGGGGTCCCTGTTCGCCCTGGTGACCCTGGCGTCGGCCCTCAACCTGCTGTGCCTGCCCCTGCGCTGCCCCTCCGGGTGCGGCTACTTCGCTCTGGTCAGCCTGTTCCTCCTGGCGGCAGGCTGCACGCgggccttctccctcctctacgACGCCTACGGCCACCTGGACCGCCTGGCCTCGGCAGAagcctccctcctgctgtgTGAGGCCCCGTTCCCCTGCCTCACGGCGGCATTCGGCCTGGTGTTCCTCCTGCTCTCCATGCGCTCTAGGATGCAGCTGTCCTACTCTGCCTTCCAGAGGCCCTGCTTCCTGGCCTGCCTTGTGTTGCTGCACTTCCTGGCAGCCTTTGGGCCAGCCGCGCTGCTGAAGTTCTACCACCAGAGGGCGACCTTTCGCCTCTTCCTCTCGCTGGTCTCTCGCGGGGCGTTCGTGGCTCTGGCCTCGTTCCTGTCGGCGGCGTATTTCGTGTTCTACTGCTACGTGCGGGCGGACTCCAAGCACATCTACCACCTCAACAACACCTCGCCCACACCAGCCGAGCGCTACAACCGCTGCCCGTTTGCCGAGAGCCGGTCCTGGGACCGAGCGGCGGCCACGGTGTGCCTGTCGGCCCTGTTCTCTCTGGCCTGTGCCGGGCTGCAGCTCTACGCCATGCTCCACGCCCTCGGCCTGGCCGGCGGGGCCCAAGTCTTCCGCCCCTGGCCGTGGTGGACCTTCCAGTTGAGCTGCAGGGTCTGCGAGGTGGGGGTCTGCCTAACCCTGGCCTTGGTGGTGGCCCAGCCGGTGTACTGCTCCGATCACCTCCCGCAGGCCGCTAGCTGCTGGACAGAGCTGCTAGCCGCCAAGTCCCCCATCATCCCCGGGAGCTACCAGTGGACTCTGAGCCACCAGGAGAAGCTGGCCATCTGCGACCCGGTGGGCCACGGAGAGACCGAGTGCCTGCCTCTTTACACGCTGGTGGACGAGAGGCTGGGCAGCAGCCTGAACGGCCTGGACCTCCTCTACCACAGCAACCAGGGCCTGGCCTACCGGGACCTGGACCTGCCGGGGCCCTGTCCGCAGGGGGACCCAGTGGGAGGAGCCGCGTCCGGGGGCTCGTCCTTCACCAGCGACTCCACGGCCGACCTGAGGCCTCCCTCGCCCATCAACCTGCGGCGCAGCATCGACGAGGCGCTCTTCAGCGACGCCCTGTTTCCCATGAGCCTCTTTGGGCCTTCCAGACCTTTCCGCTGCAGCGATCTGTCCCTCAACGGTCCCCTGGGGCCCCCCAACGGAGACCAGGCTCTCCGGGAGACCCTCTCGGCCGACCCGGGCCTGTACCGGACCTCGTCCTGTGTGGACGTGGCGCCCCAGCCCTCGGCTCCTCGTACAGGGGACGCCTCGTCCCCCCagtcgctctcctcctctgccagctCCTCGCCAGACCGCTGGAGGggaacctcctcctcctgttccctgTACAGACCCTCCCTCGGGGACTCATCGCTGGTCCTCTGCTCCAGCCCCAATGGGCTCGGTCCTGGGAGCTCCGGCCGTGAAGTGCCCCCAGGGAGCCAGGGAGCTCACCCCCAGGGACGGTACCTCACTCTGGGGTCGGCCTCTCAGGAGAGTCTGGACCTGGACGTCTCCTCCGAGGCAGACCGGTCCGTCCAGGAGGAGTTCATGAGCGCGTGTCGGCAGATTGACGCTCTGAGCGTCTGTAGTGAGACGATTGACCTGTAG